One window of the Dromaius novaehollandiae isolate bDroNov1 chromosome 25, bDroNov1.hap1, whole genome shotgun sequence genome contains the following:
- the LOC112986558 gene encoding perilipin-3-like isoform X1, with protein sequence MRILQRFSFTGAVADLTMASEKTTTKNDPPEAKEQQQASAVNRVTSLPLLNSAFSLVSSAYNYTKETHPCLSSACSVAETVAAVAVGSVVGGAQPILNQLEPQIALVNEYACKGLDQLEKNLPFLQQPADKVISDTKQLVSAKVTSAMGAACEAKEAVADKVTEAVDLTKNVVGDSVKLTRSMVTSTVTSAMEAAQGAKDLVTNRVTEAVDLSKHIMEDSIGRTRSAVASTIVSAAEVAQGAKDLVTNKVTEAVDLTKHIAEDSVGRTKSAVASTITAAVGAAQGAKHLMTNTVTEAVDLTKEAVQDGVEKTKSMVTSTVSTALGAAYGTITSKMHTALEHSREAIQESVELTSSVVTNSMSKAKTVGQAVAGGVESVLGTSEDLVDHYLPMTEEELGQLATAVEGFDMASVEEQKQQQSYFVRLGSLSNKVRHRAYRHSLNKLQRVKQSTQDALSHLQLAINLIECVKDEVGQKLLDGQEKLHQLWIDWCLTQPKGHQIKTASQAEQVESRTLAMLHIITQQLQLAYENLKGSIQGLPSNIQETVQQATQNIQKLHSSFSSAKSFQDLSSSTLTQSQDYMREAQRSLDDLLEYVTQGIPLNWLVGPFRALAKVSQNSRKKKKCCTMTGTKSPALEKDTSPKEVAKAPKEPKGTNRILGEGSGALEKLEEKAEKCTEEITKSAEETVTNAPKEDL encoded by the exons ATGAGAATACTGCAGAGATTTAGTTTCACGGGAG ctgtAGCTGACTTGACTATGGCATCCGAAAAGACGACCACAAAAAATGATCCGCCAGAGGCTAAGGAACAGCAGCAAGCG AGTGCTGTTAACAGGGTAACCAGCTTGCCCTTGCTGAACTCTGCATTCAGCCTGGTCTCATCTGCCTACAACTACACCAAGGAGACGCACCCCTGCCTCAGCAGTGCCTGCAGCGTGGCCGAGACGGTGGCTGCTGTCGCCGTCGGCAGTGTGGTCGGCGGAGCACAGCCCATTCTGAACCAGCTGGAGCCGCAAA TTGCACTCGTAAATGAATATGCCTGTAAGGGACTGGATCAACTGGAGAAGAACTTGCCTTTTCTTCAACAGCCAGCAGATAAG GTCATCTCGGACACCAAGCAGCTGGTTTCTGCCAAAGTGACATCTGCtatgggtgctgcctgtgaggccaAAGAAGCAGTGGCTGATAAAGTGACTGAAGCTGTGGACCTCACTAAGAATGTTGTCGGGGACAGTGTTAAGCTGACCAGGTCAATGGTCACCTCGACTGTCACCAGTGCTATGGAGGCTGCTCAGGGTGCAAAGGACCTTGTGACTAACAGGGTGACTGAAGCAGTAGACCTCAGTAAGCACATCATGGAGGACAGCATTGGACGGACCAGGTCAGCAGTTGCTTCTACTATCGTCAGTGCTGCGGAGGTCGCTCAGGGTGCGAAGGACCTGGTGACTAACAAGGTGACTGAAGCAGTGGACCTCACTAAACACATTGCGGAGGACAGCGTTGGACGAACAAAGTCAGCAGTTGCTTCTACTATTACTGCCGCTGTAGGGGCTGCCCAGGGTGCGAAGCACCTCATGACCAACACAGTGACGGAAGCAGTGGACCTAACCAAAGAGGCTGTTCAGGATGGTGTTGAGAAGACTAAATCAATGGTCACTTCCACAGTCAGTACAGCTCTGGGTGCTGCATATGGCACCATAACTAGCAAAATGCATACAGCCCTGGAGCACAGCAGAGAGGCTATCCAGGAGAGTGTGGAGCTCACCAGCTCAGTGGTGACCAACAGCATGAGCAAAGCCAAGACAGTGGGCCAAGCAGTGGCAGGTGGTGTGGAATCTGTCCTGGGCACATCAGAAGATCTGGTGGATCACTACCTCCCCATGACGGAGGAGGAACTGG GTCAGCTTGCCACTGCTGTTGAGGGATTTGATATGGCTTCTGTGGAggagcagaaacagcagcagagttACTTTGTGCGTCTGGGTTCCCTCTCTAACAAAGTCCGCCACCGAGCCTACCGGCACTCCCTGAACAAACTGCAGCGTGTCAAGCAAAGCACCCAGGATGCTCTCTCCCACTTGCAGCTAGCAATAAACCTG ATTGAATGTGTGAAAGATGAGGTTGGCCAGAAGCTTCTGGATGGGCAGGAGAAACTCCATCAGCTATGGATAGACTGGTGCCTGACCCAGCCCAAGGGACATCAAATTAAAACTGCCTCCCAAGCAGAG CAGGTAGAGTCACGGACTCTAGCTATGCTGCATATCATCACCCAGCAGCTCCAACTTGCTTATGAGAACCTGAAAGGCAGCATCCAGGGCCTCCCCAGCAACATCCAAGAAACCGTACAGCAAGCCACTCAAAACATCCAGAAGCTCCACAGTTCTTTCTCCAGTGCTAAGTCCTTCCAGGACCTCTCCAGCAGCACCTTGACTCAGAGCCAGGACTATATGAGGGAAGCCCAAAGGTCCCTAGATGACCTGCTAGAATACGTAACTCAGGGCATCCCTCTAAACTGGCTTGTGGGCCCCTTCAGGGCGTTAGCCAAAGTATcgcaaaacagcagaaagaagaagaaatgttgtACGATGACTGGTACGAAATCACCTGCTTTGGAAAAGGATACATCACCAAAGGAGGTAGCTAAAGCACCCAAGGAACCAAAGGGGACAAACAGGATCCTGGGGGAAGGGTCTGGAGCGCTAGAGAAGttggaggagaaggcagagaaatgcaCAGAAGAGATAACAAAATCTGCAGAGGAGACAGTAACTAATGCACCAAAGGAAGATCTCTGA
- the LOC112986558 gene encoding perilipin-3-like isoform X2, translating to MRILQRFSFTGAVADLTMASEKTTTKNDPPEAKEQQQASAVNRVTSLPLLNSAFSLVSSAYNYTKETHPCLSSACSVAETVAAVAVGSVVGGAQPILNQLEPQIALVNEYACKGLDQLEKNLPFLQQPADKVISDTKQLVSAKVTSAMGAACEAKEAVADKVTEAVDLTKNVVGDSVKLTRSMVTSTVTSAMEAAQGAKDLVTNRVTEAVDLSKHIMEDSIGRTRSAVASTIVSAAEVAQGAKDLVTNKVTEAVDLTKHIAEDSVGRTKSAVASTITAAVGAAQGAKHLMTNTVTEAVDLTKEAVQDGVEKTKSMVTSTVSTALGAAYGTITSKMHTALEHSREAIQESVELTSSVVTNSMSKAKTVGQAVAGGVESVLGTSEDLVDHYLPMTEEELGQLATAVEGFDMASVEEQKQQQSYFVRLGSLSNKVRHRAYRHSLNKLQRVKQSTQDALSHLQLAINLIECVKDEVGQKLLDGQEKLHQLWIDWCLTQPKGHQIKTASQAEVESRTLAMLHIITQQLQLAYENLKGSIQGLPSNIQETVQQATQNIQKLHSSFSSAKSFQDLSSSTLTQSQDYMREAQRSLDDLLEYVTQGIPLNWLVGPFRALAKVSQNSRKKKKCCTMTGTKSPALEKDTSPKEVAKAPKEPKGTNRILGEGSGALEKLEEKAEKCTEEITKSAEETVTNAPKEDL from the exons ATGAGAATACTGCAGAGATTTAGTTTCACGGGAG ctgtAGCTGACTTGACTATGGCATCCGAAAAGACGACCACAAAAAATGATCCGCCAGAGGCTAAGGAACAGCAGCAAGCG AGTGCTGTTAACAGGGTAACCAGCTTGCCCTTGCTGAACTCTGCATTCAGCCTGGTCTCATCTGCCTACAACTACACCAAGGAGACGCACCCCTGCCTCAGCAGTGCCTGCAGCGTGGCCGAGACGGTGGCTGCTGTCGCCGTCGGCAGTGTGGTCGGCGGAGCACAGCCCATTCTGAACCAGCTGGAGCCGCAAA TTGCACTCGTAAATGAATATGCCTGTAAGGGACTGGATCAACTGGAGAAGAACTTGCCTTTTCTTCAACAGCCAGCAGATAAG GTCATCTCGGACACCAAGCAGCTGGTTTCTGCCAAAGTGACATCTGCtatgggtgctgcctgtgaggccaAAGAAGCAGTGGCTGATAAAGTGACTGAAGCTGTGGACCTCACTAAGAATGTTGTCGGGGACAGTGTTAAGCTGACCAGGTCAATGGTCACCTCGACTGTCACCAGTGCTATGGAGGCTGCTCAGGGTGCAAAGGACCTTGTGACTAACAGGGTGACTGAAGCAGTAGACCTCAGTAAGCACATCATGGAGGACAGCATTGGACGGACCAGGTCAGCAGTTGCTTCTACTATCGTCAGTGCTGCGGAGGTCGCTCAGGGTGCGAAGGACCTGGTGACTAACAAGGTGACTGAAGCAGTGGACCTCACTAAACACATTGCGGAGGACAGCGTTGGACGAACAAAGTCAGCAGTTGCTTCTACTATTACTGCCGCTGTAGGGGCTGCCCAGGGTGCGAAGCACCTCATGACCAACACAGTGACGGAAGCAGTGGACCTAACCAAAGAGGCTGTTCAGGATGGTGTTGAGAAGACTAAATCAATGGTCACTTCCACAGTCAGTACAGCTCTGGGTGCTGCATATGGCACCATAACTAGCAAAATGCATACAGCCCTGGAGCACAGCAGAGAGGCTATCCAGGAGAGTGTGGAGCTCACCAGCTCAGTGGTGACCAACAGCATGAGCAAAGCCAAGACAGTGGGCCAAGCAGTGGCAGGTGGTGTGGAATCTGTCCTGGGCACATCAGAAGATCTGGTGGATCACTACCTCCCCATGACGGAGGAGGAACTGG GTCAGCTTGCCACTGCTGTTGAGGGATTTGATATGGCTTCTGTGGAggagcagaaacagcagcagagttACTTTGTGCGTCTGGGTTCCCTCTCTAACAAAGTCCGCCACCGAGCCTACCGGCACTCCCTGAACAAACTGCAGCGTGTCAAGCAAAGCACCCAGGATGCTCTCTCCCACTTGCAGCTAGCAATAAACCTG ATTGAATGTGTGAAAGATGAGGTTGGCCAGAAGCTTCTGGATGGGCAGGAGAAACTCCATCAGCTATGGATAGACTGGTGCCTGACCCAGCCCAAGGGACATCAAATTAAAACTGCCTCCCAAGCAGAG GTAGAGTCACGGACTCTAGCTATGCTGCATATCATCACCCAGCAGCTCCAACTTGCTTATGAGAACCTGAAAGGCAGCATCCAGGGCCTCCCCAGCAACATCCAAGAAACCGTACAGCAAGCCACTCAAAACATCCAGAAGCTCCACAGTTCTTTCTCCAGTGCTAAGTCCTTCCAGGACCTCTCCAGCAGCACCTTGACTCAGAGCCAGGACTATATGAGGGAAGCCCAAAGGTCCCTAGATGACCTGCTAGAATACGTAACTCAGGGCATCCCTCTAAACTGGCTTGTGGGCCCCTTCAGGGCGTTAGCCAAAGTATcgcaaaacagcagaaagaagaagaaatgttgtACGATGACTGGTACGAAATCACCTGCTTTGGAAAAGGATACATCACCAAAGGAGGTAGCTAAAGCACCCAAGGAACCAAAGGGGACAAACAGGATCCTGGGGGAAGGGTCTGGAGCGCTAGAGAAGttggaggagaaggcagagaaatgcaCAGAAGAGATAACAAAATCTGCAGAGGAGACAGTAACTAATGCACCAAAGGAAGATCTCTGA
- the LOC112986558 gene encoding perilipin-3-like isoform X3, protein MASEKTTTKNDPPEAKEQQQASAVNRVTSLPLLNSAFSLVSSAYNYTKETHPCLSSACSVAETVAAVAVGSVVGGAQPILNQLEPQIALVNEYACKGLDQLEKNLPFLQQPADKVISDTKQLVSAKVTSAMGAACEAKEAVADKVTEAVDLTKNVVGDSVKLTRSMVTSTVTSAMEAAQGAKDLVTNRVTEAVDLSKHIMEDSIGRTRSAVASTIVSAAEVAQGAKDLVTNKVTEAVDLTKHIAEDSVGRTKSAVASTITAAVGAAQGAKHLMTNTVTEAVDLTKEAVQDGVEKTKSMVTSTVSTALGAAYGTITSKMHTALEHSREAIQESVELTSSVVTNSMSKAKTVGQAVAGGVESVLGTSEDLVDHYLPMTEEELGQLATAVEGFDMASVEEQKQQQSYFVRLGSLSNKVRHRAYRHSLNKLQRVKQSTQDALSHLQLAINLIECVKDEVGQKLLDGQEKLHQLWIDWCLTQPKGHQIKTASQAEQVESRTLAMLHIITQQLQLAYENLKGSIQGLPSNIQETVQQATQNIQKLHSSFSSAKSFQDLSSSTLTQSQDYMREAQRSLDDLLEYVTQGIPLNWLVGPFRALAKVSQNSRKKKKCCTMTGTKSPALEKDTSPKEVAKAPKEPKGTNRILGEGSGALEKLEEKAEKCTEEITKSAEETVTNAPKEDL, encoded by the exons ATGGCATCCGAAAAGACGACCACAAAAAATGATCCGCCAGAGGCTAAGGAACAGCAGCAAGCG AGTGCTGTTAACAGGGTAACCAGCTTGCCCTTGCTGAACTCTGCATTCAGCCTGGTCTCATCTGCCTACAACTACACCAAGGAGACGCACCCCTGCCTCAGCAGTGCCTGCAGCGTGGCCGAGACGGTGGCTGCTGTCGCCGTCGGCAGTGTGGTCGGCGGAGCACAGCCCATTCTGAACCAGCTGGAGCCGCAAA TTGCACTCGTAAATGAATATGCCTGTAAGGGACTGGATCAACTGGAGAAGAACTTGCCTTTTCTTCAACAGCCAGCAGATAAG GTCATCTCGGACACCAAGCAGCTGGTTTCTGCCAAAGTGACATCTGCtatgggtgctgcctgtgaggccaAAGAAGCAGTGGCTGATAAAGTGACTGAAGCTGTGGACCTCACTAAGAATGTTGTCGGGGACAGTGTTAAGCTGACCAGGTCAATGGTCACCTCGACTGTCACCAGTGCTATGGAGGCTGCTCAGGGTGCAAAGGACCTTGTGACTAACAGGGTGACTGAAGCAGTAGACCTCAGTAAGCACATCATGGAGGACAGCATTGGACGGACCAGGTCAGCAGTTGCTTCTACTATCGTCAGTGCTGCGGAGGTCGCTCAGGGTGCGAAGGACCTGGTGACTAACAAGGTGACTGAAGCAGTGGACCTCACTAAACACATTGCGGAGGACAGCGTTGGACGAACAAAGTCAGCAGTTGCTTCTACTATTACTGCCGCTGTAGGGGCTGCCCAGGGTGCGAAGCACCTCATGACCAACACAGTGACGGAAGCAGTGGACCTAACCAAAGAGGCTGTTCAGGATGGTGTTGAGAAGACTAAATCAATGGTCACTTCCACAGTCAGTACAGCTCTGGGTGCTGCATATGGCACCATAACTAGCAAAATGCATACAGCCCTGGAGCACAGCAGAGAGGCTATCCAGGAGAGTGTGGAGCTCACCAGCTCAGTGGTGACCAACAGCATGAGCAAAGCCAAGACAGTGGGCCAAGCAGTGGCAGGTGGTGTGGAATCTGTCCTGGGCACATCAGAAGATCTGGTGGATCACTACCTCCCCATGACGGAGGAGGAACTGG GTCAGCTTGCCACTGCTGTTGAGGGATTTGATATGGCTTCTGTGGAggagcagaaacagcagcagagttACTTTGTGCGTCTGGGTTCCCTCTCTAACAAAGTCCGCCACCGAGCCTACCGGCACTCCCTGAACAAACTGCAGCGTGTCAAGCAAAGCACCCAGGATGCTCTCTCCCACTTGCAGCTAGCAATAAACCTG ATTGAATGTGTGAAAGATGAGGTTGGCCAGAAGCTTCTGGATGGGCAGGAGAAACTCCATCAGCTATGGATAGACTGGTGCCTGACCCAGCCCAAGGGACATCAAATTAAAACTGCCTCCCAAGCAGAG CAGGTAGAGTCACGGACTCTAGCTATGCTGCATATCATCACCCAGCAGCTCCAACTTGCTTATGAGAACCTGAAAGGCAGCATCCAGGGCCTCCCCAGCAACATCCAAGAAACCGTACAGCAAGCCACTCAAAACATCCAGAAGCTCCACAGTTCTTTCTCCAGTGCTAAGTCCTTCCAGGACCTCTCCAGCAGCACCTTGACTCAGAGCCAGGACTATATGAGGGAAGCCCAAAGGTCCCTAGATGACCTGCTAGAATACGTAACTCAGGGCATCCCTCTAAACTGGCTTGTGGGCCCCTTCAGGGCGTTAGCCAAAGTATcgcaaaacagcagaaagaagaagaaatgttgtACGATGACTGGTACGAAATCACCTGCTTTGGAAAAGGATACATCACCAAAGGAGGTAGCTAAAGCACCCAAGGAACCAAAGGGGACAAACAGGATCCTGGGGGAAGGGTCTGGAGCGCTAGAGAAGttggaggagaaggcagagaaatgcaCAGAAGAGATAACAAAATCTGCAGAGGAGACAGTAACTAATGCACCAAAGGAAGATCTCTGA
- the TICAM1 gene encoding TIR domain-containing adapter molecule 1 — protein sequence MAQSAEVQPSFEHIFNILSQIPEDKLLILKYKLKHLISKPSSRLLQAMVLLTLGQEADARICLDTLRNDQAALYIHRTRLGTAGVQEDGEALQPPQLDADARMLLAQIYSLLVDENLCSREAVVRAYQTAIEACGTSGNPPPEPLKSILAEAREKCGAAVGFAGSGGRFQTTRSDTGFLQTASPNPVTRSSPVQIGSVSDLSGPRTLRSSGSPASLISRFEISESPTAVFRTRSPRCNQVPQPSRLCGEPASCAGESESLGPQESSWANSPDSHPAQGAAARVPRPEKALQASSCHPSLPVPETQLPTPSAVNQPVESSDISSTVTAEPRAPKGGTAQKQEDLPTGPPDSTAAAHTGPTHRSVGDVSAGKSFHTAPPVSACSLPPHTSSFSSAPPLHAAPPSSAYPPPLHSSSSPACPPPVQAAEAASTSEPDGEERKFFTFVVLHASEDVDIACRVKKLLESMGVPNGATFCEDFLTGGRGQLSCFQDAMENSAFTILLLTKNFLCQLCMFQTNSALMESILRPSKHNSVIPFVPRENPLERRQIPTLLSGLVSLDENSPVFSSTVKNTFTPSKISELKAMWKQIQQVQEQKRKLQLYQDHFQTLKNLADLNLGSLPQVPLSAVPNLESLPLLLEQLMPRWSPQQCPFPMSVPPATYPPPSTGHPMPAQLGPSPSQTFYFPSGHHNVMHGPGGAPHLIIQHARMVQIGDHNTMHVQTAAAGPEDSEEETGEKP from the coding sequence ATGGCACAGAGTGCCGAGGTCCAGCCAAGCTTTGAGCACATTTTTAATATTCTATCCCAGATCCCAGAAGATAAACTCCTTATCCTCAAATATAAACTGAAGCACTTGATATCCAAGCCCAGCAGCAGATTATTGCAAGCCATGGTCCTGCTTACTTTGGGGCAAGAAGCAGATGCAAGAATTTGTCTGGATACTTTGAGGAATGACCAGGCGGCCCTATATATCCACAGGACCAGACTGGGCACTGCGGGAGTGCAGGAAGACGGTGAGGCTTTGCAGCCCCCGCAGCTGGATGCAGATGCCAGGATGCTTCTGGCACAGATCTACTCGCTGCTGGTAGACGAAAACCTGTGCAGTCGGGAAGCCGTGGTCAGAGCCTACCAGACGGCCATCGAGGCCTGTGGCACCAGCGGGAACCCCCCGCCGGAACCGCTGAAGAGCATCCTGGCCGAGGCCCGGGAAAAATGCGGCGCTGCTGTGGGCTTTGCCGGCTCAGGCGGCAGGTTCCAGACGACGAGATCGGACACGGGTTTTCTCCAGACCGCCAGCCCCAACCCTGTGACGCGAAGTTCCCCCGTGCAGATTGGAAGCGTGTCGGACCTTTCAGGCCCACGGACCTTGCGTTCCTCGGGGAGCCCGGCTTCTCTCATCAGTCGCTTTGAGATCAGTGAGTCGCCAACAGCCGTTTTCCGTACCCGGTCTCCTCGCTGTAACCAGGTCCCCCAGCCGAGCCGGCTGTGCGGAGAGCCCGCGAGCTGCGCTGGGGAGAGCGAGAGCCTCGGCCCGCAGGAGTCAAGCTGGGCCAACAGCCCCGATTCGCATCCCGCGCAGGGCGCAGCCGCCCGCGTCCCCAGACCAGAGAAGGCTCTGCAGGCCAGTTCCTGTCATCCGTCTCTCCCTGTTCCCGAAACCCAGCTTCCTACACCGAGTGCTGTCAACCAACCTGTCGAAAGTAGTGACATTTCCAGCACAGTGACAGCAGAACCTCGGGCACCAAAAGGCGGCACAGCCCAAAAGCAAGAGGACTTACCGACAGGTCCTCCCGATTCAACGGCCGCAGCGCACACTGGTCCCACCCACAGGTCTGTAGGGGATGTTTCAGCAGGCAAATCTTTCCACACTGCACCTCCTGTTTCAGCCTGTTCCCTTCCTCCTCAtacctcttccttctcctcagcCCCTCCTCTTCACGCTGCTCCTCCCAGCTCAGCATATCCCCCTCCCCTCCACTCATCCTCCTctccagcctgccctcctcctgtccaggctgcagaagcagcatccaCATCAGAACCAGATGGCGAAGAGAGAAAGTTCTTCACTTTCGTTGTCCTGCATGCTAGCGAAGATGTGGACATCGCCTGTCGGGTCAAGAAGCTGCTGGAAAGCATGGGGGTTCCCAATGGCGCCACGTTCTGCGAGGACTTCCTCACCGGTGGACGTGGCCAGCTGTCGTGCTTCCAAGACGCCATGGAAAACTCTGCTTTCACCATCCTTTTGCTGACCAAGAACTTCCTCTGCCAGCTGTGCATGTTTCAAACAAACTCAGCTCTGATGGAGTCCATCCTGCGACCATCCAAGCACAACTCGGTCATCCCCTTTGTACCCAGAGAGAACCCCTTGGAGAGGAGACAGATCCCCACCCTGCTGAGCGGGCTGGTGTCCCTGGATGAGAACTCCCCTGTGTTCTCCAGTACGGTAAAGAACACCTTTACGCCCAGCAAGATCAGTGAGCTGAAAGCCATGTGGAAACAGATACAGCAAGTCCAggagcagaaaaggaaactgCAGCTGTATCAGGATCACTTTCAAACACTGAAGAACTTAGCTGATCTGAACCTCGGCTCCCTTCCCCAGGTGCCTCTGTCAGCAGTTCCAAATCTGGAAAGCTTACCGCTGCTTCTGGAGCAGCTCATGCCTCGCTGGTCACCCCAACAGTGCCCTTTCCCTATGTCTGTCCCTCCTGCCACATACCCTCCCCCCTCCACTGGTCACCCCATGCCTGCTCAGCTGGGTCCCTCTCCTTCCCAGACATTTTACTTCCCATCGGGCCACCACAATGTGATGCACGGTCCAGGAGGTGCCCCGCACCTCATCATTCAGCACGCTCGAATGGTACAGATTGGGGACCACAACACGATGCACGTGCAAACTGCCGCAGCAGGTCCAGAGGACAGCGAAGAAGAAACCGGTGAGAAGCCTTGA
- the FEM1A gene encoding protein fem-1 homolog A → MDLRTAVYNAARDGKLKLLQKLLGSRSREELEALTAGPGGGDGPGGGSTPLLIAARHGHLEVVEYLLDHCGARVEEGGSVNFDGETIEGAPPLWAASAAGHLGVVRSLLDHGASVNQTTLTNSTPLRAACFDGHLEIVRYLVGERGADLEVANRHGHTCLMISCYKGHREIARYLLEKGADVNRRSVKGNTALHDCAESGSLEILQLLLRSKARMEKDGYGMTPLLAASVTGHTNIVEYLIQGRLQQEEEEVAGNQNGTCASGGGHQRCGSGGQESPQRCAEEGHEKCCASSCSQDDQQVPNVFCTREAAVEALELLGATFVDKKRDLLGAHKYWRRAMELRCEGGQYLPKPEPRQLVLAYDYSREVSSLEELEALITDPDEMRMQALLIRERILGPSHPDTSYYIRYRGAVYADSGNFERCINLWKYALDMQQGNLEPLSPMTASSFLSFAELFSYVLQDRSKGTLATHLGFSDLMGVLSKGVREVERALVHGKDPVVDSAQFTKTLAIILHLVFLLEKVECTPEQEHQKRQTIYRLLKCSPRAKNGFTPLHMAVDKDTTTVGRYPVGKFPSLHVVNLLLECGADPDSRDYDNNTPLHVAARNNCPLIMSALMEAGAHMDATNAFKQTAYELLDEKLLTKSMMQPFNYITLQCLAARALDKHKIPYKGFIPEELEAFIELH, encoded by the coding sequence ATGGACCTGCGCACGGCCGTGTACAACGCGGCCCGCGATGGGAAGCTGaagctgctgcagaagctgctgggcAGCCGGAGCCGGGAGGAGCTGGAGGCGCTgacggccgggccgggcgggggtgACGGCCCCGGAGGAGGGAGCACCCCGCTGCTGATCGCCGCCCGGCACGGGCACCTGGAGGTGGTGGAGTACCTGCTGGATCACTGCGGCGCCCGGGTGGAGGAGGGAGGCTCCGTCAACTTCGACGGGGAGACTATCGAGGGGGCCCCGCCGCTGTGGGCGGCTTCTGCTGCtgggcacctgggggtggtgcGTAGCCTGCTGGATCACGGCGCCTCGGTGAACCAGACCACGCTGACCAACTCCACGCCGCTGCGGGCTGCTTGCTTTGACGGGCACCTGGAGATCGTGCGCTACTTGGTAGGGGAGCGCGGCGCTGACCTGGAAGTAGCTAACCGGCATGGACACACTTGCTTGATGATTTCTTGCTACAAAGGGCACCGGGAAATTGCGCGTTACTTGCTAGAGAAAGGGGCCGATGTCAACCGCCGGAGTGTGAAGGGGAATACTGCCCTGCACGACTGCGCCGAGTCTGGTAGCCTGGAgatcctgcagctcctgctccgCTCCAAAGCCCGCATGGAGAAGGATGGCTATGGCATGACTCCTCTGCTAGCTGCCAGTGTCACTGGTCACACCAACATTGTAGAGTACCTCATCCAGggcaggctgcagcaggaggaagaggaggttgcAGGGAATCAGAACGGGACTTGTGCGTCAGGTGGGGgtcatcagaggtgcggcagtgGTGGCCAGGAATCTCCTCAGCGCTGTGCTGAAGAGGGGCATGAGAAATGTTGTGCCTCATCTTGCAGTCAGGATGATCAGCAGGTCCCTAATGTGTTCTGCACTCGAGAAGCTGCTGTGGAAGCACTGGAGTTGCTGGGTGCCACATTTGTGGATAAGAAACGTGACCTTTTGGGAGCCCACAAGTACTGGCGAAGGGCAATGGAGCTTCGGTGTGAGGGTGGGCAGTACCTGCCAAAACCTGAGCCCCGGCAGCTGGTGTTAGCGTATGACTACTCGCGGGAAGTGAGTTCTCTGGAGGAACTGGAAGCCTTGATCACTGACCCAGATGAGATGCGCATGCAGGCACTGCTGATTAGAGAGCGCATCTTGGGTCCTTCTCACCCAGACACCTCCTATTACATCCGTTACCGAGGGGCGGTCTATGCTGATTCTGGCAACTTTGAACGCTGCATTAACCTGTGGAAGTATGCTCTGGACATGCAGCAAGGCAACTTGGAGCCTCTCAGCCCTATGACTGCCAGTAGCTTCCTTTCCTTTGCTGAGCTTTTCTCTTATGTGCTTCAGGACCGCTCCAAAGGCACTTTAGCTACCCATTtgggcttctctgacctcatggGAGTACTGAGCAAAGGGGTCCGGGAGGTGGAGAGGGCACTTGTGCATGGCAAAGACCCTGTAGTTGACTCGGCGCAGTTCACCAAGACGCTGGCCATTATCCTCCACCTGGTCTTCCTTCTGGAGAAGGTGGAGTGCACACCAGAGCAGGAACACCAGAAGCGTCAGACTATCTACCGCCTGCTAAAGTGCAGCCCCCGGGCGAAGAATGGCTTCACTCCTTTGCATATGGCTGTGGACAAGGATACCACGACAGTGGGACGTTACCCAGTGGGCAAGTTCCCATCGCTCCACGTTGTGAACTTGCTCCTGGAGTGCGGGGCTGACCCAGACAGCCGTGACTATGACAACAACACCCCACTGCATGTTGCTGCCCGGAACAACTGCCCGCTGATCATGAGTGCCCTGATGGAGGCTGGAGCCCACATGGATGCCACCAATGCCTTCAAGCAGACTGCATATGAGCTGCTGGATGAGAAGCTGCTCACCAAGAGCATGATGCAGCCCTTCAACTACATCACCCTCCAGTGCCTTGCTGCTCGCGCTCTGGACAAGCACAAGATTCCCTACAAGGGTTTCATCCCTGAGGAGCTGGAAGCCTTCATAGAACTGCACTAG